A genomic region of Dactylococcopsis salina PCC 8305 contains the following coding sequences:
- a CDS encoding N-6 DNA methylase, with amino-acid sequence MVDASRGFVKDGNKNRLREQDIRKIVDVFNQQLVIPHYSRLVPISEITKNDYNLNLPRYIDSQEIEDIQDIEAHLQGGIPKADIEGLADYWEIYPQLKQELFTPQRDGYLNIKIPTEQVKKYVFEHPEFTEYASAIAQIFNQWWNENLPNLKGIKQGDNPKPIIRSLAESLLTAFENRNLEKNIRS; translated from the coding sequence ATGGTCGATGCGAGTCGAGGATTCGTCAAAGATGGCAATAAAAACCGTCTGCGAGAACAGGATATTCGTAAAATTGTCGATGTTTTTAATCAACAACTTGTTATCCCTCATTATTCTCGTTTAGTTCCCATTTCAGAAATCACAAAAAACGACTATAACTTAAATCTTCCTCGTTATATCGACAGTCAAGAAATTGAAGACATTCAAGATATCGAAGCGCATTTACAGGGAGGAATCCCCAAAGCCGATATTGAAGGATTAGCTGACTATTGGGAGATTTATCCGCAATTAAAACAAGAATTATTTACACCACAGCGAGACGGTTATCTTAACATTAAAATTCCCACCGAACAAGTTAAAAAATACGTTTTTGAACATCCAGAATTTACTGAATATGCAAGCGCGATCGCGCAAATCTTTAATCAGTGGTGGAATGAAAACCTTCCCAATCTCAAAGGAATTAAACAAGGAGATAATCCCAAACCAATCATCCGTTCATTAGCAGAATCATTACTGACTGCATTTGAAAATAGAAACCTGGAAAAAAATATCAGGAGTTAA
- a CDS encoding helix-turn-helix domain-containing protein, giving the protein MGHPALNIPAREKTQQRPPIFVHSCIDDLDLSLEAFRVYSHLSRRWGDGTHDSVGSYSKIGEHCFRSSFPCASKATLKRKAIAAIKELEEYGLIEKHKHQGYDGRDIANSYTLRHRNEMDGDLSGDYSEIFL; this is encoded by the coding sequence ATGGGACACCCAGCACTTAACATCCCTGCACGGGAAAAGACTCAACAAAGACCCCCAATTTTTGTTCATTCTTGCATTGACGACCTCGATTTAAGTCTCGAAGCCTTCCGAGTTTATTCTCACCTCTCTCGTCGTTGGGGAGATGGTACACACGATTCCGTAGGCAGTTACAGCAAAATCGGTGAGCATTGTTTTCGTTCCAGTTTTCCTTGTGCGAGTAAAGCCACATTGAAACGAAAGGCGATCGCTGCTATCAAAGAACTCGAAGAATACGGGCTAATCGAAAAGCACAAACATCAGGGGTACGACGGGCGCGATATTGCCAATTCCTATACCCTCCGTCATCGAAACGAAATGGACGGGGATTTATCGGGGGATTACTCAGAGATTTTTCTGTAG
- a CDS encoding helix-turn-helix domain-containing protein, with protein MEPQDILRQILDKYGIKEIEIARRTGINQTRISRYINRRDKKDIQVGTLCRLVNALPVEAYFEFWTQMALVKVKTEDKEEVCLAE; from the coding sequence ATGGAACCTCAAGATATATTAAGACAAATTTTAGATAAGTATGGAATCAAAGAGATTGAGATTGCCCGACGTACTGGGATTAATCAGACAAGAATTTCACGCTATATCAATCGTCGAGACAAAAAAGACATTCAAGTGGGAACGTTGTGTCGTTTGGTAAATGCTTTACCAGTAGAAGCCTATTTTGAGTTTTGGACGCAAATGGCTTTGGTCAAAGTGAAAACAGAGGATAAGGAAGAAGTCTGCTTGGCAGAATAG
- the ltrA gene encoding group II intron reverse transcriptase/maturase, producing the protein MSSITLTNGLRGEISDWGQINWRKVKKSVRNLRMRIFRARSLGQWKQLRRLQKLLLRSRANLLLSVRQITQINQGKRTAGVDKEVLNTPDERVKLVNSWEMPKANPTRRVYLPKPNGKKRPLGIPTVRDRVAQAMVKNILEPEWEAVFEPNSYGFRCGRSCHDAIAQCWIRLNSSPSGGHLWVLDADIKGFFDNIAHEAILTAIESVPRGDLIEGWLKAGYLDKGVLNPTDMGTPQGGVISPLLANIGLHGLEDFIKSVNPKLGVIRYADDFVVTSKDKESLEHILDQIKQWMSERGLEISAEKTRIVSMEEGFDFLGFNLRHYDGKLLIKPQKKKVLAFCKKIGETLNKMKACTQEDVIKVLNPLLRGFANYYRGVVSKETFSYIENRVWHYLYKWALRRHPNKSKTWVFNRYFNRIRGRNRFACYCTGRGGKEKFFMLYDISSTPIIRHVKVKGTASPDNPSLRDYWQKRNLKIGKQKWAKGSKYEQVAKMQEHKCPVCGESLYNGEEIETHHIIPVKDGGSDDTENLIHLHKACHKQVHSSKTKTKVGSKA; encoded by the coding sequence ATGTCATCTATAACGTTGACAAATGGACTAAGGGGAGAGATTTCAGACTGGGGTCAGATTAACTGGCGCAAGGTCAAGAAGTCTGTTAGAAACTTGCGTATGCGAATCTTTCGTGCTAGAAGTCTTGGTCAGTGGAAGCAATTACGTCGGTTGCAGAAGCTGTTGTTACGAAGCCGAGCCAATTTGCTATTATCAGTGCGACAAATCACTCAAATTAATCAAGGAAAGCGTACCGCAGGGGTAGATAAGGAGGTACTGAACACCCCAGACGAGCGAGTGAAACTTGTGAACAGTTGGGAAATGCCCAAAGCTAACCCGACACGACGAGTTTACCTACCCAAACCTAACGGGAAGAAACGTCCCCTCGGAATCCCTACCGTACGGGATAGAGTCGCACAAGCAATGGTTAAAAATATACTAGAACCCGAGTGGGAGGCAGTATTCGAGCCTAACTCCTATGGATTTAGATGCGGTCGGAGTTGTCACGATGCCATTGCTCAATGTTGGATTCGACTTAATTCAAGTCCAAGTGGTGGACACCTCTGGGTTCTAGACGCTGACATTAAGGGCTTCTTCGACAACATTGCCCATGAAGCCATCTTGACAGCAATCGAGTCTGTACCACGTGGAGACTTAATTGAAGGATGGTTAAAAGCTGGTTACCTCGATAAGGGTGTACTAAATCCGACCGACATGGGAACACCACAAGGTGGGGTGATTAGTCCTCTATTAGCTAACATTGGATTACACGGGTTGGAGGACTTCATTAAATCAGTCAATCCGAAGCTCGGAGTTATTCGTTATGCAGATGACTTCGTGGTCACCTCAAAGGATAAAGAAAGCCTAGAACATATACTTGACCAGATAAAGCAGTGGATGTCAGAACGAGGTCTGGAAATCAGCGCGGAGAAGACGAGAATCGTCTCGATGGAAGAAGGTTTTGACTTTCTTGGGTTCAACTTACGCCACTACGATGGCAAATTATTGATAAAGCCCCAGAAAAAGAAGGTCCTTGCCTTCTGTAAAAAGATTGGGGAAACTCTAAATAAAATGAAGGCTTGCACCCAAGAAGATGTCATCAAAGTCCTAAATCCACTTCTCCGAGGTTTTGCTAACTACTACAGAGGTGTGGTAAGCAAAGAAACCTTTAGCTACATTGAAAATCGCGTGTGGCACTACCTCTATAAATGGGCGTTACGGCGACACCCGAATAAATCAAAAACGTGGGTCTTCAACCGCTACTTTAATCGGATTCGAGGGAGAAATCGCTTTGCGTGTTATTGCACTGGTCGCGGAGGTAAGGAGAAATTCTTTATGCTCTACGATATCAGTAGCACTCCTATCATCAGGCACGTCAAGGTCAAAGGGACAGCAAGCCCTGATAACCCCTCACTCCGAGACTATTGGCAAAAACGAAACCTCAAGATAGGAAAACAAAAGTGGGCGAAAGGTAGCAAATACGAACAAGTAGCCAAGATGCAAGAACATAAGTGTCCTGTCTGTGGAGAAAGCCTCTATAACGGGGAAGAAATTGAGACTCACCATATAATACCTGTGAAAGACGGTGGCTCAGACGACACTGAGAATTTAATCCACTTACACAAAGCGTGTCATAAGCAGGTACACAGTTCAAAAACCAAGACGAAGGTTGGAAGCAAGGCTTGA
- a CDS encoding restriction endonuclease subunit S: protein MESQEVKEGYKLTEVGVIPEDWEVPLLDQVAKRGSGHTPDQKYPEYWNGNIKWISLKDSDRLDAVYIYDTVAKITQAGIDNSSAKIHPLGTVVLSRDAGVGKSAIMADDMAVSQHFMAWICISKYLNNHFLYYWLQKQKSEFERIAIGSTIKTIGLSYFKSLKIPLPPLPEQEKIAQVLSDVDSAIAHLDKLINKKRNLKQGTMQQLLTEKKRLSSFSGEWEVKPLGDFIDRIVGGGTPSREQVKYWNGKIFWATVKDITSFCPYQTEETITKEGLDSSSSNLIPKGTLIISTRMAVGKAVIYDVDVAINQDLKAIYVKSEIDPEFLLYCFCYYSLTIQAWGSGSTVKGINLEDLKKVKFPYISFTEQKAIAQILTDMDAEIEALEKKRDKYKAIKQGMMQELLTGKTRLIPKN, encoded by the coding sequence ATGGAAAGTCAGGAAGTAAAAGAGGGGTATAAGTTAACAGAAGTTGGGGTTATTCCTGAAGATTGGGAAGTACCTTTATTAGATCAAGTTGCGAAAAGAGGAAGTGGACATACACCAGATCAAAAATATCCAGAGTATTGGAATGGAAATATAAAGTGGATATCACTTAAAGACTCAGATCGTCTCGATGCTGTTTATATTTATGATACTGTTGCGAAAATTACCCAAGCCGGAATTGATAATTCATCTGCAAAAATACATCCACTAGGAACTGTTGTTTTATCTCGTGATGCAGGAGTAGGTAAAAGTGCAATAATGGCAGATGATATGGCAGTTAGTCAGCATTTTATGGCTTGGATATGTATTAGCAAGTATTTAAATAATCATTTTCTTTATTACTGGTTGCAAAAACAAAAATCTGAATTTGAAAGAATTGCTATTGGTAGCACTATTAAAACTATAGGCTTATCTTACTTTAAATCTCTTAAAATTCCACTTCCACCACTACCAGAACAAGAAAAGATCGCGCAGGTGTTGAGTGATGTAGATAGCGCGATCGCGCACCTCGATAAACTCATCAACAAAAAGCGTAACCTCAAGCAGGGAACAATGCAACAACTGCTGACAGAAAAAAAACGCCTCTCTAGTTTTAGTGGTGAATGGGAAGTTAAACCACTAGGAGATTTTATAGATAGGATAGTTGGAGGTGGAACACCTAGTCGAGAACAAGTCAAGTATTGGAATGGTAAAATATTTTGGGCGACTGTGAAAGATATTACATCTTTTTGTCCTTATCAAACTGAGGAAACAATTACAAAAGAAGGATTAGATTCAAGTTCGTCTAATCTTATTCCAAAAGGAACTTTAATTATTTCTACAAGAATGGCAGTAGGAAAAGCTGTTATTTATGATGTTGATGTCGCTATTAATCAAGATTTAAAGGCAATTTACGTTAAGTCTGAAATTGATCCAGAATTTCTGTTGTATTGCTTTTGTTATTATTCTTTAACGATTCAAGCATGGGGAAGTGGAAGCACAGTTAAAGGTATAAATCTTGAAGATTTAAAGAAAGTAAAATTTCCTTATATTTCTTTTACTGAACAAAAAGCGATCGCGCAAATCCTAACAGATATGGACGCAGAAATCGAAGCCTTAGAAAAGAAGCGAGACAAATATAAAGCCATCAAACAAGGAATGATGCAAGAACTCCTCACAGGAAAAACCCGACTCATCCCAAAAAACTGA
- a CDS encoding cofactor assembly of complex C subunit B: MTNPPILSSTLFLTVLLLIGLFFFIRASVKDRTTEAQFRSNLPETSLLPQIKNYFFQRSYEVKSLDPDQEAVTLEGFVQPSWFLAIFLSFLAGSGFVCIGLVLFLYFSEWSYRSAFFLITLLTPLAGIFYWKKAGRVEQVSVKLNESSEAEQTLITVKAHRDELIQLQQSLPLQRCDRD; the protein is encoded by the coding sequence GTGACTAATCCTCCGATTTTATCTTCAACCCTATTTTTAACCGTTTTGCTCTTAATTGGGCTATTTTTCTTTATTCGCGCTTCGGTGAAGGATCGCACCACCGAAGCTCAATTTCGATCGAATCTCCCAGAAACGAGCTTATTGCCGCAAATCAAAAATTACTTTTTCCAACGATCCTATGAGGTAAAATCTCTTGATCCAGATCAAGAAGCGGTGACTTTAGAGGGGTTTGTTCAACCGAGTTGGTTTCTTGCGATTTTCTTATCTTTCCTTGCGGGATCAGGTTTCGTTTGCATCGGCTTAGTTTTATTTCTCTACTTCAGTGAGTGGAGTTATCGCAGTGCGTTCTTTTTAATTACTCTCTTGACTCCTTTGGCGGGTATTTTTTACTGGAAAAAAGCAGGGCGTGTGGAACAAGTTTCTGTGAAATTAAATGAGTCTTCTGAAGCAGAACAAACGTTAATCACCGTGAAGGCGCATCGGGATGAGTTAATTCAGTTACAGCAGTCTCTACCGCTTCAACGTTGCGATCGCGATTGA
- the bioF gene encoding 8-amino-7-oxononanoate synthase produces the protein MSQNRAYDWIEKSLSTIEKAGWYRQVKTINSPPGAMIEIEGRSLINFASNDYLGLAADQHLKQAAIEAINYYGTGSTGSRLLSGHRQLHHDLEGAIAQLKKTEDALVFSSGYLANLGTITALVGVRDLILADEYNHSSLKKGAVLTGGKVINYKHCDLADLEQKLSANRASYRRCLIITDTVFSMDGDICPLPEILHLGETYEAMTLVDEAHATGVMGKEGGGCVEYFNCTDRAPIQMGTLSKALGSLGGYVAASSTLIDFLRNRAPSWIYTTALSPAATAAALEATKIIHEQPQRRQNLWNHINFLKEALSDHSLLPSHSPILCLGLDNPQQAVKLSQHLQANGIFAPAIRPPTVPFSRIRFSLMATHQPEHIEQLVAVLKNVNRG, from the coding sequence ATGAGTCAAAATCGAGCTTATGACTGGATTGAAAAATCCCTTTCTACCATTGAAAAAGCGGGTTGGTATCGTCAAGTTAAAACCATTAATAGTCCCCCTGGTGCAATGATTGAAATCGAAGGGAGATCATTAATTAATTTTGCCAGTAATGATTATTTAGGATTAGCTGCAGATCAGCACTTAAAACAAGCTGCGATTGAAGCAATTAATTATTATGGTACAGGAAGCACTGGTTCTAGATTACTTAGTGGTCATCGCCAATTACATCATGATTTAGAAGGCGCGATCGCGCAACTAAAAAAAACAGAAGACGCACTTGTTTTTAGTTCTGGTTATTTAGCGAACTTGGGAACAATTACCGCACTTGTAGGCGTTAGAGACTTAATTTTAGCCGACGAATATAACCATTCTAGTCTCAAAAAAGGCGCGGTTCTCACTGGGGGCAAAGTCATCAATTATAAACATTGTGATCTCGCAGATTTAGAACAAAAATTGAGTGCTAATCGTGCATCTTACCGCCGTTGTTTAATCATTACAGACACCGTTTTTAGTATGGATGGCGATATTTGTCCCCTCCCTGAAATTTTACACTTAGGGGAAACCTATGAAGCAATGACTTTGGTTGATGAAGCTCACGCAACAGGAGTAATGGGAAAAGAGGGTGGGGGCTGTGTTGAATATTTTAACTGCACCGATCGCGCCCCGATTCAAATGGGAACATTAAGCAAAGCATTAGGAAGTTTAGGCGGTTATGTCGCCGCTTCATCGACTTTAATTGACTTCCTGCGTAACCGCGCCCCCAGTTGGATTTATACAACAGCCTTATCTCCTGCTGCCACTGCGGCTGCTCTAGAAGCGACCAAAATCATCCATGAACAGCCCCAACGTCGTCAAAACCTGTGGAATCATATCAACTTTCTGAAAGAAGCACTCAGCGACCATTCTCTTCTCCCTTCCCACTCTCCCATTCTTTGTCTTGGCTTAGACAACCCTCAGCAAGCCGTCAAACTCTCCCAACACCTACAAGCTAACGGTATCTTTGCCCCTGCGATTCGCCCCCCCACTGTGCCTTTTAGCCGCATTCGTTTCTCTCTCATGGCAACTCATCAACCCGAACATATCGAGCAATTGGTGGCTGTTTTGAAGAATGTTAATAGGGGTTGA
- a CDS encoding glucokinase — protein sequence MTLLIAGDIGGTKTILRLVEVTDQAVDFKPLFEVTYPSQNYSDLVPMVQEFLAQTNYIPEIACFAIAGPVIKQTSQLTNLSWYLDATRLQQQLNLETVNLINDFAAVSYGVLGLKSNELASLQTVEAQNDAPIAILGAGTGLGEGFLIPKGDGDYQVFGTEGGHTDFAARSELEYQISQYICREKKLDRISVERVVSGQGIISIYQALRDLEIITEKNEKIADTIKQWEQNPTSDIDPAAIISQAAQAKTDPLSEKTMEIFIEAYAAEAGNLALKILPYGGLYLAGGIAAKNLELIKASRFLEIFKQKGRVSPILDAIPVNIILNPEVGLLGSILYGINHF from the coding sequence ATGACCTTACTCATTGCTGGTGATATTGGCGGCACAAAAACGATTTTACGTTTAGTAGAAGTAACTGACCAAGCTGTTGATTTTAAGCCTCTTTTTGAAGTTACCTATCCCTCTCAAAATTATTCTGATTTAGTGCCGATGGTGCAAGAATTTCTTGCCCAAACTAATTATATTCCTGAAATTGCTTGTTTTGCCATTGCCGGACCCGTCATTAAACAAACTTCACAATTAACGAATCTGAGTTGGTATTTAGACGCGACTCGTCTCCAACAGCAATTAAACTTGGAAACCGTGAATTTAATTAATGATTTCGCGGCGGTGAGTTATGGGGTTTTAGGATTGAAATCTAATGAGTTAGCTTCTTTACAAACCGTAGAGGCGCAAAATGACGCTCCCATTGCAATTCTTGGCGCTGGAACGGGGTTAGGAGAAGGGTTTTTAATTCCCAAAGGAGATGGGGATTATCAGGTGTTTGGTACGGAAGGAGGACATACGGATTTTGCGGCTCGATCGGAACTTGAATATCAGATTTCTCAGTATATTTGTCGAGAAAAAAAGCTCGATCGAATCTCAGTAGAAAGAGTAGTTTCTGGACAAGGAATTATCTCCATTTATCAGGCTTTAAGAGACTTAGAAATCATTACCGAAAAGAATGAAAAAATAGCGGATACTATCAAACAATGGGAACAAAATCCCACCTCAGACATTGATCCCGCTGCCATAATTTCCCAAGCCGCGCAAGCAAAAACTGATCCGCTTTCCGAGAAAACAATGGAAATTTTCATTGAAGCCTACGCCGCAGAAGCGGGAAATTTAGCCTTAAAAATCTTACCTTACGGCGGACTTTACCTTGCGGGAGGAATTGCCGCCAAAAACCTAGAATTAATCAAAGCAAGCCGTTTCCTTGAAATCTTCAAACAAAAAGGAAGAGTCAGCCCCATTTTAGATGCCATTCCCGTTAACATTATCCTCAACCCAGAAGTGGGATTATTAGGTTCAATTTTATACGGCATTAATCACTTTTAA
- a CDS encoding histidine phosphatase family protein — translation MAKTIWITRHGNRYDFVNPEWFITAKRRYDPHLAEDGIIQAQQLGQRLNSEVITHIFSSPFLRTVQTAYEVAKILDLPIKLEAGLGEWLNPNWMDYNPEIRSPETLSKTYPNIDLSYQSRIIPQYPESEEMVMKRTAQTAQKLASEFAGELLFIGHGASVLGTAEGLLGEPLNIRASFCCLTKLVQNNKVWEVELAGDTSHLSDPENTVRFN, via the coding sequence ATGGCGAAAACAATTTGGATAACCCGTCATGGTAATCGCTATGACTTTGTGAACCCAGAATGGTTTATTACAGCAAAACGTCGTTATGATCCACATCTAGCAGAAGATGGAATTATACAAGCGCAACAACTGGGACAAAGATTAAATTCAGAAGTGATCACTCATATTTTTTCCTCTCCTTTCCTTCGTACTGTTCAAACCGCTTATGAAGTCGCCAAAATTCTTGATTTACCAATTAAATTAGAAGCGGGATTAGGAGAATGGTTAAATCCCAATTGGATGGATTACAATCCCGAAATTCGTTCCCCAGAAACCTTAAGCAAAACCTATCCCAACATTGATTTAAGCTATCAGTCACGAATCATTCCTCAATATCCAGAAAGTGAAGAAATGGTGATGAAACGAACGGCACAAACAGCACAAAAATTAGCCTCTGAATTTGCAGGGGAGTTATTATTTATAGGACATGGGGCATCAGTTTTAGGAACAGCAGAAGGGTTATTAGGAGAACCGCTAAATATTCGGGCTTCTTTTTGTTGTTTGACAAAGTTAGTACAAAATAATAAGGTTTGGGAAGTTGAACTGGCTGGGGATACTTCTCATTTATCTGATCCAGAAAATACAGTTCGTTTTAATTAG
- a CDS encoding PadR family transcriptional regulator, protein MKFEDIYQFFDDPPPTYLNRELAVCYVLDALLEEESYGMALINRLSEQFPQYRLSDTVLYGALKFLEESGLIKGYWYKLKGRGRPRKMYEIVPEKQAQAQELANLWRNYARRQSH, encoded by the coding sequence ATGAAATTTGAAGACATCTATCAATTTTTTGATGACCCGCCGCCTACCTATCTAAACCGTGAGCTTGCGGTTTGTTATGTGCTTGATGCTTTATTAGAAGAAGAGTCTTATGGTATGGCTTTAATTAATCGACTTTCCGAGCAATTCCCACAGTATCGACTTTCCGATACTGTTCTTTATGGCGCTTTAAAGTTTCTGGAAGAATCAGGGTTAATTAAGGGTTATTGGTATAAGCTAAAAGGGCGCGGTCGTCCTCGTAAAATGTATGAAATTGTACCCGAAAAACAAGCCCAAGCTCAAGAATTAGCGAATCTTTGGCGCAATTATGCTCGAAGACAATCTCATTAA
- a CDS encoding M48 family metallopeptidase has translation MHQIEIGDLTINVTRKKIKNLNLSIHPPDGEIRISVPLHLDDESVRLFAISRLNWIKKNQAKMIAQPRQSQRKLVSGESHYFQGQRYLLNVIYRDRAPEVKIRNKTYIDLYVREGSSEEKRRDVLRNWYRQHLKTELPKLIEKWEKIMEVEVKDWGIKRMKTKWGTCNIQAQRIWLNLELAKKPPSCLEYVVVHEMTHFFERYHNQNFRNLMDQFLPNWRSCREELNQTPIETNC, from the coding sequence ATGCACCAAATTGAAATTGGCGACCTGACCATCAACGTCACCCGCAAAAAAATCAAAAACCTAAATTTATCCATTCATCCCCCTGACGGAGAAATTCGCATTTCCGTACCCTTACATCTTGATGATGAATCCGTGCGCTTATTTGCCATTTCGCGATTAAATTGGATTAAGAAAAACCAAGCCAAAATGATCGCCCAACCCCGTCAATCGCAACGGAAACTGGTGTCTGGAGAAAGCCACTATTTTCAAGGACAGCGTTATTTATTAAACGTTATCTATCGCGATCGCGCCCCTGAAGTTAAAATTAGAAATAAAACCTATATTGATTTATACGTCAGAGAAGGAAGCAGCGAAGAAAAACGGCGAGACGTATTAAGAAACTGGTATCGCCAACACTTAAAAACCGAACTTCCCAAACTAATTGAGAAATGGGAAAAAATCATGGAAGTGGAAGTCAAAGACTGGGGAATCAAACGAATGAAAACCAAATGGGGAACCTGTAACATTCAAGCGCAACGTATCTGGTTAAACTTAGAACTCGCCAAAAAACCACCCTCCTGTTTAGAGTACGTGGTAGTCCATGAAATGACACATTTTTTTGAACGATATCATAACCAAAACTTTCGCAATTTAATGGATCAGTTTCTACCCAACTGGCGAAGCTGTCGCGAGGAATTAAATCAGACTCCCATTGAAACTAATTGTTGA
- a CDS encoding DUF3611 family protein, with protein MNNKPEVSSSLPLAVKRASSSLKVGGNFGLWVQLVLGVVSAITLLVASPNLVGSQDTTQATGVGVFFALGGIVALGVSIYFCFRYTRISRRLLVTDSNSRPSRAVILRQLRIGLIVNLVGLLLTILGAQAIVGIVLIKSLTQPQLVIGAKPQEFVNSIDLLIIQANVNIIAAHFAGILSSLWLAERLNK; from the coding sequence ATGAATAATAAGCCAGAAGTAAGCTCCTCTCTCCCCCTCGCAGTCAAACGTGCCTCTTCTTCCTTAAAAGTCGGTGGTAATTTTGGTTTGTGGGTACAACTTGTTCTCGGTGTTGTTTCCGCGATTACATTGTTAGTAGCTTCTCCGAATTTAGTGGGAAGTCAAGATACGACTCAAGCCACTGGTGTGGGAGTATTTTTCGCTCTCGGTGGCATTGTTGCTTTAGGGGTTAGTATTTATTTTTGTTTTCGTTATACTCGCATCTCCCGTCGTTTGTTAGTCACTGATTCTAATTCTCGTCCCAGTCGGGCGGTAATTTTGCGGCAATTACGCATTGGCTTAATTGTTAATTTAGTGGGATTATTATTAACAATTTTGGGAGCGCAAGCCATTGTGGGGATTGTTTTAATTAAGTCTTTGACGCAACCACAATTAGTTATTGGTGCGAAACCGCAAGAGTTTGTTAACTCAATTGACTTGCTAATTATTCAAGCAAATGTTAATATAATTGCTGCTCATTTTGCAGGGATTCTTTCTTCTCTATGGTTAGCAGAACGACTAAATAAATAA
- a CDS encoding type I restriction endonuclease: protein MSQVGSKERITQNRIIKLFQNHLHYDYLGNWKDRENNRNLEPDYLHPFLKQQGYSDTLIKKAIAQFNKTVTNQNQTLYELNKTVYSSLRYGVKIKPEIGANTETVWLIDWNHPY, encoded by the coding sequence ATGTCACAAGTCGGAAGCAAAGAACGGATCACCCAAAACCGCATCATCAAACTTTTCCAGAATCATCTCCATTACGATTATTTAGGAAACTGGAAAGACCGCGAAAATAACCGTAACCTCGAACCTGATTATCTCCATCCCTTCCTGAAACAACAAGGCTATAGCGACACCTTAATCAAAAAAGCGATCGCGCAATTCAATAAAACCGTCACCAACCAAAATCAAACCCTCTACGAACTTAACAAAACCGTCTATAGCAGTCTCCGCTATGGCGTAAAAATCAAACCCGAAATTGGCGCAAATACCGAAACCGTCTGGTTAATTGATTGGAATCACCCCTACTGA